The following coding sequences are from one Tissierellales bacterium window:
- a CDS encoding motility protein A, with translation MDIATLVGILLGTGLIVWGIMQTGVLGNFVDFPSLAIVLGGALAATLISYPLKVVINSIKVVRNAFFEKEIQLNVLIEEIVAMANIARKEGLLALEESAEKSENEFLKKGIMLVVDGTDPELVRNVMETELNFVEERHGVGISVFETLAGFSPGFGMIGTLIGLINMMKDLSNPDSIGPNMSVALITTFYGSLFANFIFQPLANKLKYRSKQEILSKEMMIEGLLSTQAGENPRLIEEKLKTFVPPADRTESDGGDNKEGE, from the coding sequence TTGGACATAGCAACTTTAGTCGGTATATTATTAGGAACTGGATTGATAGTATGGGGAATCATGCAAACAGGTGTATTGGGCAACTTTGTTGACTTTCCATCATTGGCTATTGTACTAGGTGGTGCGTTGGCTGCGACTTTGATTAGTTATCCACTCAAAGTTGTTATCAATTCTATAAAGGTTGTCCGAAATGCGTTTTTTGAAAAAGAGATTCAACTAAATGTTTTGATTGAAGAGATTGTTGCAATGGCAAATATTGCTAGAAAAGAAGGCTTACTTGCATTAGAGGAATCTGCTGAAAAATCCGAAAATGAATTTTTGAAAAAAGGAATAATGCTAGTAGTAGATGGAACTGACCCAGAACTTGTTAGAAATGTAATGGAGACTGAACTTAACTTTGTTGAAGAAAGACATGGAGTTGGTATAAGTGTATTTGAAACACTCGCTGGATTTTCGCCGGGATTTGGAATGATTGGTACACTTATAGGTCTTATAAATATGATGAAAGACTTATCAAACCCAGATAGTATTGGACCGAATATGTCAGTAGCATTGATTACAACGTTTTATGGTTCTTTATTTGCTAACTTTATATTCCAACCATTAGCAAATAAGCTAAAATATAGAAGTAAGCAAGAGATTCTCTCAAAAGAAATGATGATTGAAGGATTATTGTCCACTCAAGCAGGAGAAAATCCAAGGCTTATAGAAGAAAAGTTGAAAACCTTTGTACCACCTGCTGATAGAACAGAGAGCGATGGTGGAGATAACAAAGAGGGGGAGTAG